The genomic DNA CGGGCAGCCTGGTGATCGCCGCGGCCCAGGGCAGCGTCACGCTGGAGGCCGGCGAGGCCGTCGCGCTGCGCGGCGCCCGCCACACCTCGCTGGAAACGGCCGAGCTGGACATCCAGGCGGGCAAGGGCCGCGTCACCGTGCAGGACATGGACTACCTGGGCCTGGGGCTGCGCGCCTCGCTGGGCAGCCTGCGCGTGGTGGGCCGCAGCTGCGAAGTGGTCATGGACCGGATCTCGCAACTGGCCCGCCACATCTTCCGCCTGGCCGAGGACACCGAGCAGGTGCGCGCCGGCCGCATCGACCAGCAGGCCGAGCAGACCGTGCGCGTGCACGCCCGCCACACGCTCGTCACCGGCAAGGACCTGGTGAAGGTCGACGCCGACCAGATCCACATGGGTTAACCCGCAAGCCCGGCCGGGAAGCCGCCGGGCAGGCCGGGCGCGCCTTACAATCCGGCGCATGACCCAGACCCTGACGCCGCCCGACGCAACGCCCGGGACCCGCCCCAAGCGCAAGCTCTACGAGGCGGTCTTCGAGGCCATCGCGGTCGACATCCTGCAAGGCACGCTGCCCACGGGCTCGGCCCTGCCCACCGACTCCGCGCTGTGCACCCGCTTCGGGGTCAGCCGCACCGTCATCCGCGAAGCCATCCAGCATCTGTCCAGCGTGGGCCTGCTGGACGTACGCCACGGCGCCGGCACCTATATCAATGGCTCGCGCCAGTGGGACCTGCTGGACCCGCAACTGCTGACGATGATGGGCCGCACCGGCACCATCGGCTTCGTCATCGACGATCTGCTGGATATCCGGCGCATGTTCGAAGTGGAAGCCGCCACGCTGGCGGCCAAGCGCGCCACGCCCGACGATATCCGCGCGCTGGAGGCCCTGCTGGTCCGCATGCGGGACCCGGCCACCACCGAACAGGAACACGTGGCGCTGAACCTGGAGTTCCACGGCCTGCTGGTGCAGGCCTCGCACAACCGCATCCTGCAAGGCCTGCGCGAGCAATTGCGCGGCGTGCTGACCGTCATGATGAACGCACGCCACCGCCAGGCCGACGCCGAGATGCGCACGGTGTCGACCGCCATGCACCAGATGATCCTCGACAGCATCCGCGAACGCCGGCCCGATCGCGCCCAGGCGGTGATGCTGGCGCATATCCAGGGCGCGGAGCGCTCGCTGCAGCACGAGCCGCGCTGAGGACACGCCATTGCAAAGCCCCTGGCCGCGGCGCGCCAGGGGCTTTTTCATTGCGCGGCACCGCTGGCGGGCTTACTCCATCTTGATGCCCCGCGTCTGGATCAGATCGCGCAGGCGCTCCACTTCGCTCACGAACTGGCGCTTGAAATCGGCCGGTCCTTGCGGCGCCATGACGAAGCCCATCTCCTCGGCCCGGCGCACGAATGCAGGTGCCTTCGCCGTGTCCAGCACGACCTCGGCGATGCGGTCGATGACCGGCGCGGGCGTGCCCGCCGGCACCATGACACCCGTCCAGCCTTCCATCAGCAATCCCGGATAACCGCCTTCGGCCGTCGTCGGCGCCTCGGGAAAGGCCTTGACGCGTTCCGGGCTGGTCACGCTCAGGAGCTTCAGCCGGCCGCTGTCCAGGAAGGGCTTGGCCTCGCTCAAGGTCGCGATGATGAAATCCAGCTGGCCGCCGATGAGATCGTTCAGGGCCGGGGCCCCGCCCTTGTAGGGAATGTGGTTCAGCTTGATGCCGGCCACCCCTTCCATCATGGCGGTGACCAGGTGCGTGGGCGTGCCATATCCGCTCGAGCCGTAGTTCAGCATCTTGCCGCCCTTGGCCGCCTGCACGATCTCGTCCAGCGAGCGATACGGTGAATTGGCCGGCACCACGACCCCCATCGGCGTCACCGCCAGCCGAGCCACCGGCACGAGGTCCTTGCGCACGTCCAGCGACATGTTCGGCATGAGCGTCGCGTTCGCGGCCAGGGTGATCGACACCGCCAGCCATGTCTGGCCATCGGGCGCCGAGCGCGCCACCGCGTCCGCGCCGATGACGGTGTTGCCGCCCGGACGGTTCTCGACCACCACCGATTGCTTGAGGCGGTCGCCCGCGCCCTGCGCGACCATGCGCGCCATGATGTCTATCAGTCCGCCGGGCGGGGCCGGCACCATGTAGCGCACCGGTCCGTCGGGAAAGGCGGTTGCCGCCGAGGCCTGCAGGCCGCAGGCCAGCAGCAGCAGCAGCAGCAGCAGCAGGCCCAGGCCGCGTTTGATTGCCTTGTGCATGTCTTGTCTCCTTGTTGGCACAGCTCTACGAGGCTGTTGCGAAACAGGCTATCTCATATTATCTCAATGCACAAGAAATACGATGAGAGTCGGTGATTATCCCTAGATAACCCAGGTAAACCCTGATAAACAGGCGCAATTCGACCTGAAAGCTAGGATTAAATCAGGGATTCTTATAATATCTCTTAGACAATTACCGAGGAGACACCCGTCATGCGTCCCGAGCCGGCACGCGCCGCCCCTGCGGCAGATTCCCCTGCCCTGCCGACCCTGGCCGACGTGCGCCAGGCCGCCCTCACGCTGAAGGGCGTCGCGCATCGCACGGCGGTGCTCACCAGCGCCACGCTCAATGAAAGACTGGGCGCGCAGGTCTATTTCAAGTGCGAGAACTTCCAGCGCATGGGCGCCTTCAAGTTCCGCGGCGCCTACAACGCCATCGCGCAATTGACGCCCGCGCAGCGGCGCGCTGGCGTCGTGACCTACTCGTCGGGCAACCACGCGCAGGCCACCGCGCTCAGCGCCCGGCTGCTGGGCGCGCCCGCCGTCATCCTGATGCCCCACGACTCCGCACGCGCCAAGGTCGACGCCACGCGCGGCTACGGCGCGGAGATCATCATCTACAACCGCTACCAGGACGACCGCGAGACGCTGGGCCGTGAACTGGCTGCACAGCGCGGCCTGACGATGATCCCCCCCTACGATCACGCCCACATCATTGCCGGCCAGGGCACCGCCGCGCTGGAACTGCTGGAGGAGGCGCCCGGCCTGGACCTGATCGTGACCAGCCTGGGCGGCGGCGGCCTGCTGGCGGGCACCGCGCTGACCGCGAAAAGCCTCGCGCCCGGCTGCGCCGTGGCCGGCGTCGAGCCCGTCAGCGGCGACGACGGACTGCGCTCCCTGAAGGCGGGCCATGTGATCCGCATCCCGCCCCCCACCGGATTGCCGGAAGGCGCGCTGGCCACGCACGTCGGCGACCTGAACTTCGCGGTCATGCGCCGCCACGTCGACGAGATCGTCACCGTCAGCGACGAAGACATCATGCTGGCGATGCGCTTTCATGCCGAGCGCATGAAGCTCGTCGTCGAGCCCACCGGCGCCATGCCGCTCGCCGCGCTGCTGCAGGACAAGCTGGCCGTGCGCGGCAAGCGCGTGGGCATCGTCATCAGCGGCGGCAACGTCGACCTGTCGCGCTACGCCACCTTGCTTGCCGCCCCGGCCTGAGCATTCCAGGAGCCCATCATGACCTCGCTGTTCCAATCCGCCCCGTCCGCCCCGCTGGATCCCATCATGCGGCTCTTCGAGGCCTTCCACCAGGAAACCCGGCCCGACAAGATCAATCTGGTGGTCGGCGTCTATACCGATGCCCAGGGCCGCGTGCCGGTCCTGCGCGCCGTGCAGGAGGCCGAGCGCGCGTGGATCGACCAGGCACGTCCCAAGCAATACCGCCCCATCGAAGGCACTGCCGGTTTCCGCAGCGGCGTGCAACGCCTGCTGTTCGGCGAGAACACCGCCGTGCTACAGGCGAAACGCGCCGCCACGTTGCAGAGCGTGGGCGGCACCGGCGCGCTGAAGATCGGCGCGGATGTGCTGAAGCAGCTGCTGCCGGATGCCATCGTGGCGGTCAGCGACCCGAGCTGGGAAAACCATCGCGCCCTGTTCGAGGCGGCCGGCTTCAC from Orrella dioscoreae includes the following:
- a CDS encoding Bug family tripartite tricarboxylate transporter substrate binding protein, with amino-acid sequence MHKAIKRGLGLLLLLLLLLACGLQASAATAFPDGPVRYMVPAPPGGLIDIMARMVAQGAGDRLKQSVVVENRPGGNTVIGADAVARSAPDGQTWLAVSITLAANATLMPNMSLDVRKDLVPVARLAVTPMGVVVPANSPYRSLDEIVQAAKGGKMLNYGSSGYGTPTHLVTAMMEGVAGIKLNHIPYKGGAPALNDLIGGQLDFIIATLSEAKPFLDSGRLKLLSVTSPERVKAFPEAPTTAEGGYPGLLMEGWTGVMVPAGTPAPVIDRIAEVVLDTAKAPAFVRRAEEMGFVMAPQGPADFKRQFVSEVERLRDLIQTRGIKME
- a CDS encoding FadR/GntR family transcriptional regulator, which produces MTQTLTPPDATPGTRPKRKLYEAVFEAIAVDILQGTLPTGSALPTDSALCTRFGVSRTVIREAIQHLSSVGLLDVRHGAGTYINGSRQWDLLDPQLLTMMGRTGTIGFVIDDLLDIRRMFEVEAATLAAKRATPDDIRALEALLVRMRDPATTEQEHVALNLEFHGLLVQASHNRILQGLREQLRGVLTVMMNARHRQADAEMRTVSTAMHQMILDSIRERRPDRAQAVMLAHIQGAERSLQHEPR
- a CDS encoding DUF3540 domain-containing protein; translation: MAASAHAHPFSSYDPVQLIGTVTQIHPGGRCTVRCDTRDWEVPRAASCLLAPQTGDTALICGPDASQVYLIAIITQAAPLAARIDTPGSLVIAAAQGSVTLEAGEAVALRGARHTSLETAELDIQAGKGRVTVQDMDYLGLGLRASLGSLRVVGRSCEVVMDRISQLARHIFRLAEDTEQVRAGRIDQQAEQTVRVHARHTLVTGKDLVKVDADQIHMG
- a CDS encoding threo-3-hydroxy-L-aspartate ammonia-lyase, which produces MRPEPARAAPAADSPALPTLADVRQAALTLKGVAHRTAVLTSATLNERLGAQVYFKCENFQRMGAFKFRGAYNAIAQLTPAQRRAGVVTYSSGNHAQATALSARLLGAPAVILMPHDSARAKVDATRGYGAEIIIYNRYQDDRETLGRELAAQRGLTMIPPYDHAHIIAGQGTAALELLEEAPGLDLIVTSLGGGGLLAGTALTAKSLAPGCAVAGVEPVSGDDGLRSLKAGHVIRIPPPTGLPEGALATHVGDLNFAVMRRHVDEIVTVSDEDIMLAMRFHAERMKLVVEPTGAMPLAALLQDKLAVRGKRVGIVISGGNVDLSRYATLLAAPA